One segment of Ahaetulla prasina isolate Xishuangbanna chromosome 9, ASM2864084v1, whole genome shotgun sequence DNA contains the following:
- the TMEM45B gene encoding transmembrane protein 45B — translation MGNFKGHILPGSFFIFFGLWWSVKYPLKHISRTPKKNSHVQWNVKHLEIIEGAIKVFFALVGILAEQFVPNGPHLYLYSGQPHQWVKLMNWQHSTMYFFFLISGAVDIVTYSSTLMPVGLDRFMLGIALFVEGVLFKYHVSQRPMLDQHIHGMLLIAIFAGVAICFVQVFVRDNMILDLFAVCLALLQGTWFWQIGFVLYPPWGGSEWDLNDHSNLMFITMCFCWHIALAIFITAVNYSLVYCYLQNCKKSQRQITIGLGIRKQKNAHAPLINESDEE, via the exons ATGGGAAATTTTAAGGGCCATATTCTCCCAGggtctttctttatattttttggcCTCTGGTGGTCAGTGAAATACCCGCTAAAACATATCAGCAGGACACCGAAGAAGAACAGTCACGTACAGTGGAACGTCAAACATCTGGAGATCATCGAAGGGGCCATCAAAGTTTTCTTTGCGTTAGTAG GGATTCTTGCTGAGCAGTTCGTCCCCAATGGACCCCACCTCTATCTCTACAGCGGGCAGCCCCACCAATGGGTGAAGCTGATGAACTGGCAACATTCCACTAtgtatttcttctttttgatCTCTGGAGCCGTGGATATCGTCACCTATTCCTCGACCTTAATGCCAGTCGGGCTGGACCGCTTCATGCTGGGCATTGCACTCTTTGTGGAAG GCGTCCTCTTCAAATATCATGTCAGCCAGCGGCCAATGCTTGATCAACACATCCATGGCATGCTCCTGATCGCCATCTTTGCTGGCGTTGCGATCTGCTTCGTACAAGTCTTCGTGCGTGACAACATGATTTTGGACTTATTTGCTGTCTGCCTGGCCCTCTTGCAAGGAACTTGGTTTTGGCAG atagGTTTTGTATTGTATCCACCATGGGGAGGATCAGAATGGGATCTGAATGACCACAGCAATTTAATGTTCATCACCATGTGCTTCTGCTGGCACATTGCCCTTGCAATCTTCATTACAGCAGTGAATTATTCCCTGGTCTATTG CTACCTCCAGAACTGTAAAAAGAGCCAGAGACAAATTACGATTGGACTTGGCATAAGGAAGCAAAAGAATGCACATGCTCCCCTCATAAACGAATCAGATGAAGAATGA